A window of the Serratia sarumanii genome harbors these coding sequences:
- a CDS encoding GNAT family N-acetyltransferase, whose protein sequence is MTVINTAPTLVTERLRLDAHRLDDFESLAALWADPLVVRYIGGTPRDREDSWGRLMRYAGHWALLGYGNWAVRDKQSGEYLGSIGFFDGLRDITPALDAPEMGWTLVSSAHGKGYATEALRAALAWGKTHLPGEKTVCIISPENQASLALAKKVGFSESRRSEYHQSPIVVMHCPL, encoded by the coding sequence ATGACCGTAATCAACACCGCGCCAACGCTTGTCACCGAACGCCTGCGGCTGGACGCGCACAGGCTGGACGACTTCGAGTCGCTGGCCGCATTGTGGGCCGATCCGCTGGTGGTACGCTATATCGGCGGCACGCCGCGCGACCGGGAAGACTCCTGGGGGCGCCTGATGCGCTACGCTGGCCACTGGGCGCTGTTGGGGTATGGAAATTGGGCGGTGCGTGACAAACAGAGCGGCGAGTACCTCGGCAGCATCGGCTTCTTCGACGGCCTGCGCGATATCACCCCGGCGCTCGACGCGCCGGAAATGGGCTGGACGCTGGTGAGTTCTGCGCACGGCAAAGGCTACGCCACCGAGGCACTGCGGGCGGCGCTGGCCTGGGGTAAAACGCACCTGCCGGGGGAGAAAACCGTCTGCATCATCTCGCCGGAAAACCAGGCTTCGCTGGCGCTGGCGAAAAAAGTCGGCTTTAGCGAAAGCCGCCGCAGCGAGTATCACCAGAGCCCGATCGTCGTGATGCATTGCCCGCTCTAA
- a CDS encoding GntP family transporter, with amino-acid sequence MSTSLLLLIAVLGVVLLLLMVIKAKVQPFVALLVVSLLVALASGIPTGEVMKVMTAGMGGVLGSVTIIIGLGAMLGRMIEHSGGAESLAQRFSQGLGPKRTVAALTLAAFILGIPVFFDVGFIILAPIIYGFAKVAKVSPLKFGLPMAGVMLTVHVALPPHPGPVAAAGLLNADIGWLTIIGFAICIPVGAIGYFAANYLNRKTYPLSIEVLEQLQLAAPEPRPEGQAPLSDRINQPGAGLVAALIVIPIAIIMLGTVSATLLPAGSALRDTLSLLGSPAVALMIALLLAFYFLALRRGWSLQHASDVMGAALPTAAVVILVTGAGGVFGKVLVESGVGKALAEVLTAIGLPLVPAAFIISLALRASQGSATVAILTTGGLLSEAVSGLNQLQLVLVTLATCFGGLGLSHVNDSGFWIVTRYLGLSVADGLKTWTVLTTLLGLSGFLFTWLLWLAV; translated from the coding sequence ATGTCTACCTCTCTGCTGTTGCTGATTGCCGTTCTCGGCGTGGTGCTGCTGTTATTGATGGTCATCAAGGCGAAGGTGCAACCCTTTGTCGCGCTGTTGGTGGTCAGTCTGCTGGTGGCGTTGGCCAGCGGCATTCCGACCGGTGAAGTAATGAAAGTGATGACCGCCGGGATGGGCGGCGTGCTCGGCTCGGTGACCATCATCATCGGCCTGGGGGCGATGCTTGGCCGCATGATCGAACACTCGGGCGGCGCCGAGTCGCTGGCGCAGCGCTTCAGCCAAGGGCTGGGGCCGAAACGCACCGTCGCCGCGCTGACCCTCGCCGCGTTTATCCTCGGCATTCCGGTGTTCTTCGACGTCGGCTTTATCATTCTGGCGCCGATTATCTACGGCTTCGCCAAGGTCGCCAAAGTGTCGCCGCTGAAGTTCGGCCTGCCGATGGCCGGCGTGATGTTGACGGTCCACGTCGCGCTGCCGCCGCACCCCGGCCCGGTGGCCGCCGCCGGTTTGCTCAACGCCGACATCGGTTGGCTGACCATCATCGGCTTCGCGATCTGTATTCCGGTCGGCGCGATCGGCTATTTCGCCGCCAACTACCTCAACCGCAAAACCTATCCGTTATCGATAGAGGTGCTGGAACAGCTGCAGCTGGCGGCGCCGGAACCGCGTCCGGAAGGGCAAGCGCCGCTCAGCGATCGCATCAACCAGCCCGGCGCCGGGCTGGTGGCAGCGCTGATCGTCATCCCGATCGCCATCATCATGCTCGGCACCGTCTCCGCCACGCTGTTGCCTGCCGGCTCGGCGCTGCGCGATACGCTGTCGCTGCTGGGCTCGCCGGCGGTGGCGCTGATGATCGCCCTGCTGCTGGCCTTCTACTTCCTGGCGCTGCGCCGCGGCTGGAGCCTGCAACACGCCAGCGATGTGATGGGCGCTGCGCTGCCGACCGCTGCGGTGGTGATCCTGGTGACCGGCGCGGGCGGCGTGTTCGGCAAGGTGCTGGTGGAATCCGGCGTCGGCAAGGCGCTGGCGGAGGTGCTGACGGCCATCGGCCTGCCGCTGGTGCCCGCCGCCTTTATCATTTCGCTGGCGCTGCGCGCTTCGCAGGGATCCGCCACCGTGGCGATCCTGACCACCGGCGGCCTGTTGTCGGAGGCGGTCAGCGGCTTGAATCAGCTGCAGCTGGTGCTGGTGACGCTGGCGACCTGTTTCGGCGGGCTGGGGCTTTCCCACGTCAACGACTCCGGTTTTTGGATCGTCACGCGCTATCTGGGGCTGTCAGTGGCCGACGGCCTGAAAACCTGGACGGTGCTGACCACCCTGCTCGGCCTGAGCGGCTTTCTGTTCACCTGGCTGTTGTGGCTGGCGGTGTGA
- the otnI gene encoding 2-oxo-tetronate isomerase: MPKFAANLSMMFNEVPFLERFAAAAEQGFNAVEFLFPYEHPAELLAEKLRKHGLQQVLFNTAPGDVAAGEWGLAALPGREQDARADIDRALAYAIALACPCVHLMAGVVPAGADRQRYLDTFIANARYAADAFAPHGVKVLIEALSPPVKPDYLFASQHQAAEAVAAIERPNVFIQFDFFHAQLVDGNISGLLETLAGRYAHIQIASVPDRHEPDDGELNYPWLFDKLDALGYQGWVGCEYRPRGDTAAGLGWLKPYR, encoded by the coding sequence ATGCCTAAATTTGCCGCCAATTTATCGATGATGTTTAACGAAGTGCCATTCCTCGAGCGCTTCGCCGCCGCTGCCGAACAAGGCTTCAACGCGGTGGAGTTCCTGTTTCCTTACGAGCATCCCGCCGAGCTGTTGGCGGAAAAACTGCGCAAACACGGCCTGCAACAGGTGCTGTTCAACACCGCGCCCGGCGATGTCGCCGCCGGCGAATGGGGGCTGGCGGCGCTGCCGGGCCGCGAGCAGGATGCTCGCGCCGATATCGATCGCGCGCTGGCCTACGCCATCGCCCTCGCCTGCCCCTGCGTGCACCTGATGGCCGGCGTGGTACCCGCGGGCGCGGACCGGCAGCGTTATCTCGACACCTTTATCGCCAATGCGCGCTATGCCGCCGACGCCTTCGCCCCGCACGGCGTCAAGGTGCTGATCGAAGCGCTCAGCCCACCGGTCAAACCCGACTACCTGTTCGCCAGTCAACATCAGGCGGCGGAGGCGGTGGCGGCTATCGAGAGACCGAACGTGTTCATTCAGTTCGACTTTTTCCACGCGCAGTTAGTGGATGGCAATATCAGCGGGTTGCTGGAAACGCTGGCCGGGCGCTACGCGCATATCCAGATAGCCTCGGTGCCGGATCGCCATGAGCCGGATGACGGCGAACTGAATTACCCGTGGCTGTTCGACAAGTTGGATGCGCTCGGTTATCAAGGCTGGGTAGGTTGCGAATACCGGCCGCGCGGCGACACCGCCGCCGGGCTCGGCTGGCTGAAACCTTACCGCTAA
- a CDS encoding aldolase, whose translation MTTTIEQQAREEMVRLGASFFQRGYATGSAGNLSLLLPDGALLATPTGSCLGELQADRLSKVSLNGDWLSGDKPSKEISFHRALYLNNPECKAVVHLHCTYLTALSCLQGLDVDNAIKPFTPYVVMRVGKVPVVPYYRPGDERLAQDLARLAPTHRAFLLANHGPVVTGKDLRAAADNTEEMEDAARLIFTLGDRPIRYLTDDEIAELRS comes from the coding sequence ATGACCACGACCATCGAACAGCAGGCACGAGAAGAGATGGTGCGCCTGGGCGCCTCGTTTTTCCAACGCGGTTACGCCACCGGCTCAGCCGGCAACCTCTCGCTGTTGCTGCCGGACGGCGCGCTGCTGGCGACGCCGACCGGCTCCTGTCTCGGCGAGCTGCAGGCCGACCGCCTGTCTAAAGTGAGCCTGAACGGCGACTGGCTGTCCGGCGACAAGCCGTCGAAAGAGATCAGCTTTCACCGCGCGCTGTATCTGAACAACCCGGAATGCAAAGCGGTGGTGCACCTGCATTGCACCTACCTCACGGCGCTCTCTTGCCTGCAGGGGCTGGACGTCGACAACGCCATCAAACCGTTCACCCCCTATGTGGTGATGCGCGTCGGCAAGGTGCCGGTGGTGCCCTACTACCGCCCCGGCGACGAAAGGCTGGCGCAGGATCTGGCCCGCCTGGCGCCCACCCACCGCGCCTTTTTGCTGGCCAACCACGGGCCGGTGGTGACGGGTAAAGACCTGCGAGCGGCGGCGGACAATACCGAAGAGATGGAAGATGCGGCGCGGCTGATCTTCACCCTCGGCGATCGTCCGATCCGCTATTTGACCGATGATGAAATTGCCGAATTACGGAGCTGA
- the otnK gene encoding 3-oxo-tetronate kinase, translating to MLLGVIADDFTGATDIASFLVQNGLPTVQLNGVPQDETPVSAQAAVISLKSRSCPAEQAVELSLQALAWLQKQGCRQFYFKYCSTFDSTAQGNIGPVTDALLAALGESFTVVSPALPINGRTVYQGHLFVGEQLLSESGMRHHPVTPMTDSNLLRLMESQATGRCGLVTAAEMDRGAGAISEKLRQLAQEGVRYAVLDTLNERHLLSQGEALKTMKLVTGGSGLAIGLARQWAQNGERSAEAAGAPQGEKAAVLSGSCSVMTNRQVAHYRERAAAQAIDIGRCLDPQARAAYAAELAHWAQRHAGEALAPLIYATAASEALQQTQRQYGSAASEAVEALFAELVVQLRQLGFSRFIVAGGETSGVVTQALGIRGFHIGPSISPGVPWVRASDRAISLALKSGNFGDEAFFARAQTEFPV from the coding sequence ATGCTGCTCGGCGTAATCGCGGATGATTTTACCGGCGCGACCGATATCGCCAGTTTTCTGGTGCAAAACGGCCTGCCGACGGTGCAGTTGAACGGCGTGCCGCAAGACGAAACGCCGGTCAGCGCGCAGGCGGCGGTCATCAGCCTGAAATCGCGCTCCTGCCCGGCAGAGCAGGCGGTCGAACTGTCGTTGCAGGCGCTGGCCTGGCTGCAAAAACAGGGCTGCCGCCAGTTCTACTTCAAATACTGCTCCACTTTCGACAGCACCGCGCAGGGCAATATCGGCCCGGTGACCGACGCCCTGCTCGCCGCGCTGGGGGAAAGTTTCACTGTGGTATCTCCGGCGTTGCCGATAAACGGCCGCACGGTCTATCAGGGCCACCTGTTCGTCGGGGAACAGCTGCTGTCCGAATCCGGCATGCGTCATCACCCGGTCACGCCGATGACCGACAGCAACCTGCTGCGCCTGATGGAATCCCAGGCCACCGGGCGCTGCGGGCTGGTGACGGCGGCGGAAATGGATCGCGGCGCCGGGGCGATCAGCGAGAAACTGCGGCAATTGGCGCAGGAAGGCGTGCGCTACGCGGTGCTGGATACGCTCAACGAACGGCATCTGCTCAGCCAGGGCGAAGCGTTGAAAACGATGAAGCTGGTGACCGGCGGTTCGGGCCTGGCGATCGGCCTGGCGCGGCAGTGGGCGCAGAACGGCGAGCGTTCGGCAGAGGCGGCCGGCGCGCCGCAGGGCGAGAAAGCGGCGGTGCTGTCCGGTTCTTGCTCCGTCATGACTAACCGGCAGGTGGCGCACTACCGCGAACGCGCGGCGGCGCAGGCCATCGATATCGGCCGCTGTCTCGATCCGCAGGCGCGCGCCGCCTACGCCGCCGAGCTGGCGCATTGGGCGCAGCGTCACGCCGGGGAGGCGCTTGCCCCGCTGATCTACGCCACCGCAGCGTCGGAAGCGCTGCAGCAAACGCAACGGCAGTACGGTAGCGCCGCCAGCGAGGCGGTGGAGGCGTTGTTCGCCGAGCTGGTGGTGCAACTGCGCCAGTTGGGATTCAGCCGCTTTATCGTCGCCGGCGGCGAAACCTCCGGCGTGGTCACGCAGGCGCTGGGCATTCGCGGCTTCCATATCGGCCCCAGCATTTCCCCCGGCGTTCCCTGGGTGCGCGCCAGCGATCGGGCCATTTCCCTGGCATTGAAATCAGGCAATTTTGGCGATGAAGCCTTCTTCGCGCGCGCGCAAACGGAGTTTCCAGTATGA
- the ltnD gene encoding L-threonate dehydrogenase, whose amino-acid sequence MTHPGNYAVCVIGLGAMGMGAARSCLRAGLTTYGADLNPQALAALQQAGAKHASTSARDFAAELDAVLLLVVNAAQVKQILFGEQGLAPKLKPGTAVMVSSTISADDAKQIEQRLLDYGLPMLDAPVSGGAAKAEEGQMTVMAAGADATFERLQPVLDAIAGKVYRIGEAIGLGATVKIIHQLLAGVHIAAGAEAMALAARAGIPLDVMYDVVTHAAGNSWMFENRMRHVVDGDYAPKSAVDIFVKDLGLVADTAKALHFPLPLASTAFTMFTAASNAGYGKEDDSAVIKIFAGIDLPQKKEAI is encoded by the coding sequence ATGACACACCCAGGGAATTATGCCGTCTGCGTCATTGGGCTGGGCGCGATGGGCATGGGCGCGGCGCGCTCGTGCCTCCGCGCCGGATTGACCACCTACGGGGCGGACCTGAATCCGCAGGCGCTGGCGGCGCTGCAACAGGCCGGCGCAAAACACGCGTCTACCAGCGCGCGCGATTTCGCCGCCGAACTGGACGCCGTGCTGCTGCTGGTGGTGAACGCCGCCCAGGTGAAGCAGATCCTGTTCGGCGAACAAGGCCTGGCGCCAAAGCTCAAGCCGGGCACCGCGGTGATGGTCTCTTCGACCATTTCCGCCGATGACGCCAAACAGATCGAGCAACGGCTGCTGGACTACGGGCTGCCGATGCTGGATGCGCCGGTTTCCGGCGGAGCGGCCAAGGCGGAGGAAGGCCAGATGACGGTGATGGCCGCCGGCGCCGACGCCACCTTCGAGCGCCTGCAACCCGTGCTGGACGCCATCGCCGGCAAGGTTTACCGCATCGGCGAGGCGATCGGCCTGGGCGCGACGGTTAAAATCATCCACCAGCTGTTGGCCGGGGTACACATCGCCGCCGGAGCGGAAGCCATGGCGCTGGCCGCCCGCGCCGGCATCCCGCTGGACGTGATGTACGACGTGGTCACCCACGCCGCCGGCAACTCCTGGATGTTCGAAAATCGCATGCGCCACGTGGTCGACGGCGACTATGCGCCCAAATCGGCGGTGGATATCTTCGTCAAGGATCTGGGGCTGGTGGCCGATACCGCCAAGGCGCTGCACTTCCCGCTGCCGCTGGCCTCCACCGCCTTCACCATGTTTACCGCCGCCAGCAACGCCGGTTACGGTAAAGAAGACGACAGTGCGGTAATCAAAATCTTTGCCGGCATCGATTTGCCGCAGAAAAAGGAGGCAATCTGA
- the ygbI gene encoding DNA-binding transcriptional repressor YgbI, whose protein sequence is MIPVERHQQILALVSERGVVSIAELTERLGVSHMTIRRDLQKLEEQGAVQSVSGGVQAPERVASEPSHQAKEGMFSRQKIAIGRLAARQIPANSCIYLDAGTTTLALAKQIGERDDLTVVTNDFVIAGFLIEHSQCRIIHTGGTVCRENRSCVGEAAAQALRGLFIDLAFISASSWSMRGLSTPNEDKVMVKKAIVEASRRCILLSDTSKYGKIATYLALPIAAFDAVITDEGLPAAAREAIEQAGLALLTAGEEE, encoded by the coding sequence GTGATACCTGTAGAACGCCATCAACAAATTCTTGCGCTGGTATCCGAACGCGGCGTCGTCAGCATTGCCGAGCTGACCGAACGGCTGGGGGTGTCGCATATGACGATCCGCCGCGATTTGCAAAAGCTGGAGGAACAGGGCGCGGTGCAGTCGGTCTCGGGCGGCGTGCAGGCGCCCGAGCGGGTGGCGAGCGAACCTTCGCATCAGGCCAAAGAGGGGATGTTCAGCCGGCAGAAAATCGCCATCGGCCGGCTGGCGGCGCGGCAAATTCCCGCCAATAGCTGTATTTATCTGGATGCCGGCACCACCACGCTGGCGCTGGCGAAGCAGATCGGTGAACGTGACGATTTGACGGTGGTGACCAACGACTTTGTCATCGCCGGCTTCCTGATCGAACACAGCCAGTGCAGAATCATCCACACCGGCGGCACCGTGTGCCGGGAAAACCGCTCCTGCGTCGGCGAAGCGGCGGCGCAGGCGCTGCGCGGTCTGTTTATCGATCTGGCGTTTATCTCCGCCTCTTCGTGGAGCATGCGCGGCCTGTCGACGCCGAACGAAGACAAGGTGATGGTAAAGAAGGCCATCGTCGAGGCCAGCCGCCGCTGCATTCTGCTCAGCGACACCTCGAAATACGGCAAGATCGCGACCTACCTGGCTCTGCCGATCGCCGCCTTTGACGCCGTCATTACCGACGAGGGGCTGCCCGCCGCCGCGCGGGAGGCAATCGAGCAAGCGGGGCTTGCGTTGCTGACGGCAGGGGAAGAAGAGTAA
- a CDS encoding molybdopterin-dependent oxidoreductase has product MNEKKPRATAPKLEPDQKKQLVNLQRRLMLRSGLTLGGIAMLTGCNLQDGDRVDKVLWAMSRWNDRVQAWLFSGQRLAQTYRPDQITQPFPFNAFYPEYNVPEIDLAGYRLEVAGKVEKKAPWTLEQLQRLPQQSQITRLICIEGWSAIGQWGGVPLRTFLQHVGADLNAGYVGFKCADRYYSSLDMATALHPQTILALDFGGKALPADYGYPLRLRVPTKLGFKNAKHIAAIFVSDVNPGGYWEDQGYNWFSGI; this is encoded by the coding sequence ATGAATGAGAAAAAGCCGCGGGCAACCGCGCCAAAACTGGAACCGGACCAAAAAAAGCAGCTGGTCAATCTGCAGCGCCGCCTGATGCTGCGCTCCGGCCTGACGCTGGGCGGCATCGCCATGCTCACCGGTTGCAACCTGCAAGACGGCGATCGGGTGGATAAGGTGCTGTGGGCCATGTCGCGCTGGAACGACCGGGTGCAGGCCTGGCTGTTCAGCGGCCAGCGGCTGGCGCAAACTTACCGGCCCGATCAGATTACCCAGCCTTTCCCCTTCAACGCGTTTTACCCGGAATACAACGTCCCCGAGATCGATCTGGCCGGCTACCGGCTTGAGGTCGCGGGGAAAGTGGAGAAAAAAGCGCCCTGGACGCTGGAACAGCTGCAACGGCTGCCGCAGCAAAGCCAGATCACGCGTCTGATCTGCATTGAGGGCTGGAGCGCCATCGGCCAATGGGGCGGCGTGCCGCTGCGCACCTTTCTGCAGCACGTCGGGGCGGATCTGAATGCCGGTTACGTCGGCTTCAAATGCGCCGATCGCTACTACTCCAGCCTCGACATGGCCACCGCGCTGCACCCGCAGACCATTCTGGCGCTGGATTTCGGCGGCAAGGCGCTGCCGGCGGACTATGGCTACCCGCTGCGGCTGCGGGTGCCCACCAAGCTGGGGTTCAAAAACGCCAAACATATCGCCGCCATCTTCGTCAGCGACGTCAATCCGGGCGGCTATTGGGAAGATCAGGGCTACAACTGGTTCAGCGGCATTTAG
- a CDS encoding cytochrome b/b6 domain-containing protein → MKPNASRPVHRWPVRITHWINLFAMVCMFMSGWEIYNASPLFDFRFPPQMTLGGWLGGAIGWHLAVMWLLALNATCYLLWSLFSGHFRRDLLPLRVGALRQDIWLALTLRLRHRHGHYNAIQKLMYLGVLALGLLLVLSGLAIWKPVQLQGLVALFGGFDFARYVHFFAMVGIGLFVAIHVFMVIVVPKTLWAMITGGKHE, encoded by the coding sequence ATGAAACCCAACGCGTCGCGGCCGGTGCATCGCTGGCCGGTTCGAATCACTCATTGGATCAACCTGTTCGCCATGGTGTGCATGTTTATGAGCGGCTGGGAGATCTATAACGCCTCGCCGCTGTTCGATTTCCGCTTTCCGCCGCAGATGACGCTGGGCGGTTGGCTGGGCGGCGCGATTGGTTGGCATTTGGCGGTGATGTGGCTATTGGCGCTCAACGCCACCTGCTATCTGCTGTGGAGCCTGTTCAGCGGCCATTTTCGCCGCGATCTGTTGCCGCTTCGCGTCGGCGCGCTGCGGCAGGATATCTGGCTGGCGTTGACGCTGCGCCTGCGCCACCGGCATGGCCACTACAACGCCATTCAGAAGCTGATGTATCTCGGCGTGCTGGCGCTGGGCCTATTGCTGGTGCTGTCCGGCCTGGCGATTTGGAAGCCGGTTCAGCTGCAGGGATTGGTCGCCCTGTTTGGCGGCTTCGATTTCGCGCGCTACGTGCATTTCTTCGCCATGGTCGGCATCGGCCTGTTCGTGGCGATCCACGTCTTTATGGTGATCGTCGTGCCCAAAACGCTGTGGGCGATGATAACGGGTGGCAAACATGAATGA
- a CDS encoding heavy metal response regulator transcription factor yields MRILVVEDDIGTGDYLKKGLSEAGYGVDLARTGTDGLFRALEQDYDAIVLDVMLPGLDGWQIIEVLRKKSDVPILFLTARDGVQDRIHGLELGADDYLIKPFSFTELVLRLRTLLRRGPAREADHYAIADLQLDVLRRRAVRQEQVIPLTNKEFMLLHLLVRREGEVLSRTQIASQVWDMNFDSDTNVVDVAIKRLRAKIDRPFDVKLIHSVRGIGYVCEPRS; encoded by the coding sequence ATGCGAATACTGGTAGTTGAAGACGATATCGGCACAGGGGATTACCTGAAGAAAGGGCTGAGCGAGGCGGGGTACGGCGTCGATTTGGCGCGCACCGGCACCGACGGGTTGTTTCGCGCGTTGGAGCAAGACTACGATGCGATCGTGCTCGACGTGATGCTGCCGGGGCTGGACGGTTGGCAGATCATCGAGGTGCTGCGCAAGAAAAGCGACGTGCCGATTCTGTTTCTCACCGCTCGCGACGGCGTGCAGGATCGCATCCACGGTCTGGAGCTGGGCGCGGACGATTATCTGATTAAACCGTTTTCGTTCACCGAACTGGTGCTGCGTTTACGCACCTTGCTGCGCCGTGGGCCGGCGCGCGAAGCCGATCATTACGCCATCGCCGATCTGCAGCTGGACGTGCTGCGCCGCCGGGCGGTGCGTCAGGAACAGGTGATCCCGTTGACCAACAAGGAGTTCATGCTGCTGCACCTGCTGGTGCGGCGCGAGGGCGAAGTGCTGTCGCGCACGCAGATCGCCTCTCAGGTGTGGGACATGAATTTTGACAGCGACACCAATGTGGTTGACGTGGCGATCAAACGCCTGCGCGCCAAAATAGACCGGCCGTTCGACGTCAAGCTGATCCACAGCGTGCGCGGCATCGGCTATGTCTGCGAGCCACGCTCGTGA